The Cyanobacterium stanieri LEGE 03274 genome window below encodes:
- a CDS encoding heavy-metal-associated domain-containing protein gives MSVVESAFCLLLSTNIMISVKVPSIACEVCAETITKAIINTDPKAQVKIDVPTKIVNVETQTSIDVIKGAISQAGHECAD, from the coding sequence ATGAGCGTAGTCGAATCAGCCTTTTGCCTTCTATTATCTACTAATATTATGATTTCTGTAAAAGTTCCCTCCATTGCCTGTGAAGTATGTGCCGAAACTATTACTAAGGCTATTATAAATACTGATCCTAAAGCTCAAGTAAAAATTGATGTGCCTACGAAAATAGTTAATGTGGAAACTCAAACCAGTATAGATGTCATCAAAGGTGCGATCTCCCAAGCTGGCCATGAGTGCGCTGATTAA
- a CDS encoding dihydroorotase — translation MTSDLLIRQAEIFLPDGDILLGDVRVRQGKIAEIGTDLEVGEERIIDAQGLTLLPGVIDPQVHFREPGLEYKEDLFTASCACVMGGVTSFLEMPNTRPLTTTQEALDDKLYRASQKSLVNYGFFMGATADNLDDLRDANPSCGIKIFMGSSHGALLVSTEEQIEPIFAKGSRLIAVHAEDQGRIVERKKEFHGITNPAIHSTIQDETAALNATKLALKLSNKYQRRLHILHLSTGIEAEYLREHKPSWVSTEVTPQHLLLNTDAYETIGTFAQMNPPLRSPENNDILWKALMDGVIDCIATDHAPHTLEEKAKEYPNSPSGMPGVETSLPLMLTEHKKGRCTLAHVVKWMCSAPAKLYNIPNKGAIALDYDADIILVDLKNYRPVLRENLQTKCGWSPFEGWSLTGFPVYTIVGGQVAMEKGIINTEVRGKALSFDA, via the coding sequence ATGACATCAGATTTATTAATTAGACAGGCAGAAATCTTTTTACCTGATGGGGATATTCTACTAGGAGATGTAAGGGTAAGACAAGGTAAAATTGCCGAGATAGGCACAGATTTAGAAGTAGGAGAAGAAAGAATAATCGATGCCCAAGGATTAACTCTGTTACCGGGGGTTATCGATCCTCAAGTACATTTTAGAGAACCTGGTTTGGAATATAAAGAAGACTTGTTCACCGCTTCTTGTGCCTGTGTGATGGGGGGGGTTACATCTTTTCTGGAAATGCCCAACACTCGCCCCCTAACTACCACTCAGGAGGCTTTGGACGATAAGTTATACCGTGCTTCTCAAAAGTCTTTGGTCAATTATGGCTTTTTTATGGGTGCTACGGCGGATAATTTGGATGATTTGCGCGATGCCAATCCTAGTTGTGGTATTAAAATCTTTATGGGTTCATCCCATGGGGCTTTGTTGGTGAGTACGGAGGAACAAATTGAGCCTATTTTTGCCAAGGGAAGTCGTTTGATTGCGGTTCATGCGGAGGATCAAGGTAGAATTGTAGAAAGAAAAAAAGAGTTCCATGGTATTACTAACCCTGCTATCCATTCTACTATTCAGGATGAGACGGCGGCGCTAAATGCGACGAAGTTGGCTTTGAAGTTGTCTAATAAATATCAAAGACGGTTACATATTCTCCATCTGAGTACGGGTATTGAGGCGGAATATTTACGGGAACATAAGCCCAGTTGGGTTTCTACGGAGGTGACACCCCAACATTTATTGTTAAATACCGATGCTTATGAAACCATTGGCACTTTTGCCCAGATGAATCCCCCGTTAAGATCGCCCGAAAACAATGATATATTATGGAAGGCGTTGATGGATGGTGTAATCGATTGTATTGCTACGGATCATGCACCCCACACATTGGAGGAAAAAGCCAAGGAATATCCCAATAGTCCTTCGGGAATGCCGGGGGTAGAAACTTCTTTACCTTTGATGTTGACGGAGCATAAAAAAGGACGTTGTACCCTTGCCCATGTGGTGAAATGGATGTGTAGCGCCCCTGCTAAGTTGTATAATATACCCAATAAAGGTGCGATCGCCCTTGATTATGATGCCGATATAATCTTGGTGGATTTAAAAAATTATCGTCCTGTATTGCGTGAAAACTTACAAACTAAATGTGGTTGGAGTCCTTTTGAGGGTTGGAGTTTAACTGGCTTCCCTGTATATACCATCGTTGGTGGTCAAGTTGCCATGGAAAAAGGTATTATTAACACGGAAGTAAGGGGTAAAGCCCTTTCTTTTGATGCTTAG
- a CDS encoding SLC13 family permease, which yields MPNFSSLVAGGVFIAVIALIMSEKIHLTVAALLGSLVLIFAHIMTLGQAVEYISQSHVTLGLFFGVMVLVRAFEPTNIFAYLATKIVLWSKGRGSYLLLGIIGITAPICAVLPNATTVTLLAPLIPPLAEEIGINFVPLIILMVIVSNSAGLLTLVGDPATFIVGDSINMSFFDYLTSLSWGGVLAVATVVVMTPFLFKDIWRTRFTNFEQLPIPKINHPRVLSLGALIMLFVLLFFVFGDLLPIPLSPAAVALMGAALALLLAHQSKIDTVQNILKDVDWSTLIFFMSVFVLIGGLEKTGIISQISLVFAFLLGQNIFVASMVLIFVVGALSAVIPNIPLVVAMIPLLKEYLFNTGLIGAEVLQTNFSGNYPAVVLPLFFAMMFGATLGGNATLVGASANIVGAGVAELHGKTISYGVFLRYGLPITIAQLTVSAIYISIYYLLNG from the coding sequence ATGCCCAACTTTTCTAGCTTGGTGGCAGGAGGCGTGTTTATTGCCGTAATTGCTCTAATTATGTCCGAAAAAATACACCTAACGGTGGCGGCTTTACTAGGCTCATTGGTGCTTATATTTGCCCATATTATGACTTTAGGCCAGGCAGTGGAATATATCAGTCAAAGTCACGTTACACTAGGTTTATTTTTTGGGGTAATGGTATTAGTAAGAGCTTTTGAACCTACTAATATTTTTGCTTATTTAGCGACCAAAATTGTCCTTTGGTCAAAGGGTAGAGGCAGTTATTTATTATTAGGTATTATTGGCATTACTGCCCCTATTTGTGCTGTATTACCCAATGCAACAACTGTAACTCTTCTTGCTCCTTTAATTCCTCCTTTGGCGGAGGAAATTGGGATTAATTTTGTGCCGTTAATCATTTTGATGGTGATTGTGTCTAATAGTGCTGGACTATTAACATTAGTGGGAGATCCTGCTACTTTTATTGTGGGGGATTCTATTAATATGAGTTTTTTTGACTATTTAACGTCCCTGAGTTGGGGGGGAGTTTTGGCGGTGGCTACGGTGGTGGTAATGACTCCTTTTTTGTTTAAGGACATTTGGCGTACTCGTTTTACTAATTTTGAACAGTTACCCATTCCCAAAATTAATCATCCCCGTGTGTTGTCGTTGGGGGCTTTGATTATGCTGTTTGTTCTGCTATTCTTTGTTTTTGGTGATTTATTACCTATACCTCTTTCTCCTGCGGCAGTTGCCTTGATGGGGGCAGCCCTTGCTTTATTGCTCGCCCATCAGAGTAAAATCGACACGGTACAAAATATTTTAAAGGATGTGGATTGGAGTACCTTAATCTTTTTTATGTCTGTCTTTGTGTTGATAGGAGGACTAGAAAAAACAGGGATTATTAGTCAGATTTCTCTAGTTTTTGCCTTTTTATTAGGTCAAAATATTTTTGTGGCTTCTATGGTTTTAATTTTTGTAGTAGGTGCATTATCAGCGGTAATACCTAATATTCCCTTGGTGGTAGCAATGATTCCCTTACTAAAAGAATACTTATTCAATACGGGATTAATAGGGGCGGAGGTTTTGCAAACAAACTTTAGCGGTAATTATCCTGCAGTAGTGTTGCCTTTATTTTTTGCCATGATGTTTGGGGCTACTTTGGGGGGAAATGCGACTCTCGTGGGGGCTTCTGCTAATATTGTAGGGGCTGGGGTTGCTGAGTTGCACGGCAAAACTATTTCCTATGGTGTTTTTCTGCGTTATGGTTTACCGATTACCATTGCCCAGTTAACCGTTTCAGCTATCTATATCAGTATTTATTATCTGTTGAATGGTTAA